A window of Ruficoccus amylovorans contains these coding sequences:
- a CDS encoding RraA family protein — translation MAEKMNLNNLKAQRDSQPIVELSIPLEDLCVRFEKLYSGAVDDVLREMCLPHQALPSTIVPLRDNMVVCGEAFTVKALKDPTMGGELEIRVKLLDELRPGHVVLWNYNGEDSPANWGGVMTQAAKLRGCRGAIIDGGIRDTKDILDQEFPIWYRYRTSRGALSHTKIVGYQVPVYVGNVLVYPGDIVLADIDGALVIPRSIAVEVLERAEQIEKNEGEIKEWVAAGLSANDIHNKGGYF, via the coding sequence ATGGCTGAGAAAATGAATTTGAATAATCTTAAAGCGCAGCGCGACAGTCAGCCGATTGTTGAGTTGTCGATCCCGCTGGAGGATTTGTGTGTGCGTTTCGAGAAACTGTACAGCGGTGCGGTGGACGATGTGTTGCGCGAAATGTGTCTGCCGCATCAGGCCCTGCCGTCCACGATTGTTCCACTGCGCGACAATATGGTCGTGTGTGGCGAGGCCTTCACCGTGAAGGCACTTAAAGATCCAACGATGGGCGGAGAGTTGGAGATCCGCGTGAAATTGCTCGATGAATTGCGCCCCGGCCACGTCGTACTGTGGAACTACAACGGCGAAGACAGCCCGGCTAACTGGGGCGGCGTGATGACGCAGGCTGCCAAGTTGCGCGGTTGCCGTGGTGCGATCATCGACGGCGGCATCCGCGACACTAAAGACATTCTCGATCAGGAGTTTCCAATCTGGTACCGCTACCGCACAAGCCGAGGAGCCCTCTCGCACACTAAAATCGTCGGCTATCAGGTGCCGGTTTATGTGGGCAATGTGCTCGTCTATCCGGGCGATATCGTCTTGGCCGACATTGACGGTGCACTCGTTATCCCGCGCAGTATTGCGGTCGAGGTGCTGGAGCGCGCCGAGCAGATCGAGAAAAACGAAGGCGAGATTAAAGAATGGGTCGCCGCTGGTCTGTCTGCAAACGACATTCACAACAAGGGCGGCTACTTCTAA
- a CDS encoding SDR family NAD(P)-dependent oxidoreductase, with amino-acid sequence MSMMTHPKLFDLSGRTALVTGSSRGIGRAVALALANAGANVAIHASGMAAALEQTVAQAAALGVRAAGVVADLSEENAARSLYGQTLETFGKLDILICNASIQIPEPWLETTAEHFAKQIRVNLQSTFELMQLAAPAMAGRGWGRIVTVGSVQEARPHPQMPVYAATKCAQTSLVHSLAGQLAGQGITVNNIAPGVINTDRNSDRLADEAYRQIVVGKIPAGRIGSPDDCVGATLLLCSEAGSYITGQNIYVDGGMSL; translated from the coding sequence ATGAGCATGATGACCCACCCTAAGCTGTTTGATTTAAGTGGACGCACCGCGCTGGTGACCGGCTCCTCCCGCGGTATCGGGCGGGCAGTTGCGCTCGCGCTTGCGAACGCCGGAGCCAATGTTGCGATCCATGCCTCAGGTATGGCTGCCGCGCTGGAACAAACCGTGGCGCAGGCGGCTGCATTGGGCGTGCGTGCAGCAGGTGTCGTTGCCGATTTATCGGAAGAAAATGCCGCCCGTTCGCTGTACGGACAAACGCTGGAAACTTTCGGTAAGCTTGATATTCTGATCTGCAATGCTTCGATCCAGATACCCGAGCCGTGGCTTGAGACAACTGCGGAGCATTTTGCAAAGCAGATACGCGTTAACCTGCAAAGCACCTTTGAACTGATGCAGCTTGCCGCCCCTGCAATGGCAGGGCGGGGCTGGGGGCGGATTGTGACAGTTGGCAGCGTGCAGGAGGCTCGGCCGCATCCGCAGATGCCCGTTTACGCCGCTACCAAGTGTGCGCAGACAAGTCTGGTGCACTCGTTAGCAGGGCAACTGGCGGGGCAGGGCATTACGGTTAACAACATTGCGCCGGGTGTTATCAACACTGACCGCAACTCGGATCGTCTGGCCGACGAGGCCTACCGGCAGATTGTCGTCGGCAAAATTCCTGCAGGGCGGATTGGTAGCCCAGATGATTGCGTTGGGGCCACACTGCTGCTGTGCAGCGAGGCTGGCAGCTACATTACCGGGCAAAATATTTACGTCGATGGCGGTATGAGCCTTTGA
- a CDS encoding enolase C-terminal domain-like protein: MKIVDLKVRTVAIPLTCQLRHNTGVHPGYFLRTILELITDEGIIGLGEVGGGDQRAALTKLKPRIVGMDPFHLEAIKLKVLRSIYYMSNARLYAAIEMACLDIQGKAMNRSLSDLLGGSVRDAIPMIAYLFWRYDRPDGKDDTCAEDMADWCVELHETLGVNAMKLKAGVMDPGEEARVLELCRERLGPDFGLRIDPNGVWSVPTAVRIGRRLEPLGIEYFEDPSWGLNGNAAVRSQVRIPVATNMYPARFDDLAPAVKLGSVDIVLTDIHYWEGPRGVKDLAAICRTFNLGVSMHSGAEFGIELAAMLHTASTIPEMTFAGDAHYHYLTDDIIVGGLMPYKDGCIKVPTGPGLGVELDLEKMEKYEREYEKRGDYYARFHADPKRPDWYPIVGGI; this comes from the coding sequence ATGAAAATTGTTGACCTCAAAGTGCGCACTGTCGCTATCCCGCTGACCTGTCAGCTTCGGCATAACACTGGCGTCCACCCAGGATATTTCTTAAGGACGATTCTGGAGCTGATTACCGATGAGGGCATCATCGGTCTTGGCGAAGTTGGCGGCGGTGACCAGCGCGCTGCGCTGACGAAGCTGAAGCCGCGTATTGTCGGCATGGACCCGTTCCACCTGGAGGCGATCAAGCTGAAGGTGTTGCGGAGCATTTACTACATGTCCAACGCGCGGCTGTATGCGGCGATTGAAATGGCCTGCCTCGATATTCAGGGAAAGGCGATGAATCGTTCTTTAAGCGATCTACTCGGTGGCAGCGTGCGCGATGCAATCCCGATGATCGCCTATCTGTTCTGGCGCTACGACAGGCCTGACGGCAAGGATGACACCTGCGCCGAAGACATGGCGGACTGGTGCGTGGAGCTGCACGAGACGCTCGGGGTCAACGCAATGAAACTCAAGGCTGGAGTCATGGATCCCGGCGAAGAAGCACGCGTACTGGAATTGTGTCGCGAGCGCCTCGGCCCGGACTTCGGTCTGCGCATCGACCCCAACGGCGTATGGAGCGTGCCCACCGCAGTGCGCATTGGTCGCCGTTTGGAACCGTTGGGTATCGAATACTTTGAAGATCCTTCATGGGGACTGAACGGCAACGCTGCGGTGCGCTCGCAGGTGCGTATTCCCGTTGCCACCAATATGTATCCGGCACGTTTTGATGACCTTGCCCCCGCGGTCAAACTTGGTTCGGTGGATATCGTGCTGACGGACATCCACTACTGGGAAGGGCCTCGCGGGGTAAAAGACCTTGCGGCCATCTGCCGCACCTTCAACCTCGGTGTTTCTATGCACAGTGGCGCAGAGTTTGGTATCGAATTAGCGGCCATGTTGCACACCGCATCCACGATCCCCGAGATGACGTTTGCGGGCGATGCGCACTACCACTACCTGACGGACGACATCATCGTCGGTGGCTTGATGCCCTACAAGGACGGTTGCATCAAAGTGCCGACGGGCCCGGGGCTGGGTGTCGAGCTTGACCTGGAGAAGATGGAGAAATACGAACGTGAGTACGAAAAGCGCGGCGACTATTATGCCCGTTTCCACGCAGACCCGAAGCGTCCGGACTGGTACCCGATCGTTGGCGGCATATAA
- a CDS encoding IclR family transcriptional regulator, with amino-acid sequence MSNPQTIPSVHKAIAVMRFIADRTTPVSVKELAYSLNIPQVSCYRIVRTLLEHNWIQEEASGGFRVAFGLAHLARSYSEIEHALHTIETPLRQLSSQLSLSAKITLREGHYVTTALRVEPSRPNAITSPVGYRFHIGIGSAGSALLSTLGDEEIRRIIATAPAEVRERQRETDIWQRVQECRQSGICKEMGLQHPFICAISGLLRLTPSVACAVTLVGWPEEFAGKRTAQVAKELRHSIDAMQQLLGTVAE; translated from the coding sequence ATGAGCAACCCCCAGACCATTCCATCGGTTCACAAGGCTATCGCCGTCATGCGGTTTATTGCAGACCGCACTACGCCGGTAAGCGTCAAGGAACTGGCCTACTCGCTGAACATCCCGCAGGTGAGCTGCTACCGGATCGTCCGCACCTTGCTGGAGCATAACTGGATTCAGGAAGAAGCCAGCGGCGGCTTCCGCGTCGCTTTTGGCCTTGCCCACCTGGCGCGCTCATACTCGGAGATCGAACACGCGCTACACACGATCGAGACCCCGCTACGACAACTTTCTTCGCAACTTAGCCTGTCCGCCAAAATCACCCTGAGGGAAGGCCACTACGTAACAACGGCGCTGCGCGTCGAGCCATCGCGCCCCAACGCGATCACAAGTCCGGTGGGCTATCGCTTTCACATCGGTATCGGCTCTGCGGGCAGCGCACTGCTCTCAACACTCGGCGACGAAGAAATCCGCCGCATTATCGCGACCGCCCCTGCGGAAGTGAGGGAACGCCAAAGGGAGACAGACATCTGGCAACGTGTGCAGGAATGCCGACAAAGCGGTATCTGCAAGGAGATGGGCTTGCAACATCCATTCATTTGCGCGATCTCCGGTCTTCTGCGCCTGACGCCATCCGTTGCGTGTGCGGTCACCCTTGTCGGCTGGCCTGAGGAATTCGCAGGCAAGCGCACAGCCCAGGTCGCAAAGGAACTGCGCCACAGTATTGACGCCATGCAACAACTTCTTGGCACAGTAGCAGAATGA
- a CDS encoding lactonase family protein — translation MNIFVGSYTRPSPNVPGAKAKGILRLRIDAEHRQWQIIGNPIPLADPTYLAWLPKRRLLLSVADGRDKPQRLVALKISANYSDPIEVGNAPTHGQASCHIALLPEHKGAAVASYLNACLDTYRIQDDGSLAHTACYPYSGSSIHQRQQEPHAHQACVSPDGRHLYVCDLGADCIWKHPIDAQGLAVAPASEKIVVPTGEGPRHMLFDAAAKRAYSIAELTGRLLVFDWLPQRDSTLQFAGAVDGLPSDYKGIPSGAAIVLHPSGKTLLASQRQHNSIAFFVLPQNGSTVLPKQVCNLPCGGLEPRDCMVDRTGRWLLVANQNSDTVTVFELNPTTGLPLTENYFSIDTPTPVCLVEETFDPTQHKF, via the coding sequence ATGAATATTTTTGTCGGTAGTTACACTCGCCCCTCCCCCAACGTCCCCGGAGCCAAAGCCAAGGGAATCCTGCGGCTGCGCATTGACGCAGAGCACCGCCAGTGGCAGATAATCGGCAACCCGATTCCCCTGGCCGATCCCACTTATCTTGCATGGTTGCCCAAGCGTAGGTTGCTGCTCAGTGTGGCCGATGGCAGAGATAAGCCGCAGCGCCTGGTCGCTCTGAAAATCTCCGCGAACTATAGTGATCCTATCGAAGTCGGCAACGCGCCCACACACGGACAGGCCAGTTGCCACATCGCGCTGCTACCGGAGCACAAGGGCGCAGCCGTTGCCTCTTACCTCAACGCCTGTCTGGATACCTATCGCATTCAAGACGACGGCAGCCTCGCCCACACGGCCTGCTACCCCTACAGCGGCAGCAGCATCCACCAGCGCCAGCAAGAGCCTCACGCCCATCAGGCCTGCGTATCTCCCGATGGCCGCCACCTGTACGTGTGCGACCTTGGCGCAGACTGCATCTGGAAGCACCCGATTGATGCGCAGGGGCTGGCAGTCGCGCCAGCCAGCGAAAAAATTGTTGTTCCCACTGGCGAAGGGCCAAGGCACATGCTGTTCGACGCTGCTGCAAAGCGTGCCTATAGCATTGCCGAACTGACCGGACGCCTGCTTGTTTTTGACTGGCTGCCGCAGCGGGATAGCACACTACAGTTTGCCGGAGCGGTCGATGGCCTGCCCTCCGATTATAAAGGAATTCCCTCCGGCGCAGCCATCGTCCTGCACCCCAGCGGAAAAACGCTCCTTGCCTCCCAACGCCAACACAACTCCATCGCATTCTTCGTCCTGCCACAAAACGGCAGCACTGTGCTACCAAAGCAGGTCTGCAACCTGCCCTGCGGCGGGCTGGAACCAAGAGACTGCATGGTTGATCGTACCGGCCGCTGGCTGCTCGTCGCCAACCAAAACTCCGACACCGTCACAGTGTTCGAACTCAATCCGACGACCGGCTTGCCGCTTACGGAAAATTACTTCTCCATCGATACGCCGACCCCCGTCTGCCTTGTTGAAGAGACATTCGACCCAACACAACATAAATTCTAG
- a CDS encoding IS5 family transposase — protein sequence MSKPKGSGVEVGDMFQPELESLLDQRQGLYKLANRLPWGDLVSWIEPLYSEVDRPGLPVRLLAGLLLLKHLENLSDERVCAAWVRDPYMQYFCGERHFQWRLPCDPSELVRFRQRIGVSGVQRLLELSLSLHREKVLAEDELVADTTVQESAVGFPTDTRLRVDCIEALWRMGDEAGVSWRRRYTRTVPKLLRVLRTRSNRLVKDRRKARNKLKTIAGRLLRDFQRRCGEAWRMIHAEKLGLIKRVLSQKKHDKNKVYSLHDPGVLCIAKGKAHKKYEFGRKASIAMLRDSGVVVSAVSFAENLYDGDTLEDTLALAQVHTGKTFESVLVDRGYRGQKRIGQTDVLLPGKARKSDSYYQRKKQRKRFARRAAIEPVIGHLKFDHRLIRCFLKGAVGSAINLTLASAAWNLKLWLNALWRTLIQCLTRLCPDTIQPLKIKTAA from the coding sequence ATGAGTAAGCCGAAGGGAAGTGGAGTGGAAGTGGGAGATATGTTTCAACCGGAGTTGGAGTCGTTGTTGGATCAGCGTCAGGGGCTGTACAAGCTGGCGAACAGGTTGCCTTGGGGCGATTTGGTTTCGTGGATCGAGCCGTTGTATTCGGAGGTGGACCGTCCGGGCTTGCCGGTGCGATTGCTGGCGGGGTTGCTGTTGCTCAAGCATCTTGAGAACCTCTCGGACGAGCGGGTTTGCGCGGCGTGGGTGCGGGATCCGTACATGCAATATTTTTGCGGTGAGCGTCACTTTCAGTGGCGTTTGCCGTGCGACCCGAGCGAGCTGGTTCGCTTCCGCCAGCGCATCGGCGTGAGCGGGGTGCAGCGGCTGCTTGAGCTGTCGCTGAGTTTGCACCGCGAGAAGGTCTTAGCCGAAGATGAGTTGGTGGCGGACACGACGGTGCAGGAGTCGGCGGTTGGGTTTCCGACGGACACGCGGCTGCGGGTGGACTGCATCGAGGCGCTGTGGCGGATGGGCGATGAGGCGGGCGTTTCCTGGCGTCGCCGCTACACGCGCACGGTGCCTAAGCTGCTGCGAGTTTTGCGCACCCGCAGCAACCGTCTGGTGAAGGACCGGCGCAAGGCCCGCAACAAGCTCAAGACGATTGCGGGGCGCTTGCTGCGTGACTTCCAGCGCCGCTGCGGGGAGGCCTGGCGTATGATTCACGCGGAGAAACTCGGGCTGATCAAGCGGGTGTTGTCACAGAAAAAGCATGACAAAAACAAGGTGTACTCGCTGCACGATCCGGGCGTGCTTTGCATCGCCAAGGGCAAGGCTCACAAGAAGTATGAGTTTGGCAGAAAGGCCTCGATAGCGATGCTTCGGGACAGCGGCGTGGTCGTCTCGGCGGTGAGTTTTGCCGAGAACCTTTACGACGGCGACACGCTGGAGGACACCCTCGCTCTGGCCCAAGTCCACACCGGCAAAACCTTTGAGAGCGTGCTGGTGGACCGGGGCTATCGCGGGCAAAAACGCATCGGCCAGACCGACGTGCTCCTGCCCGGCAAGGCCCGAAAATCCGACAGTTATTACCAGCGAAAGAAGCAACGCAAACGCTTCGCCCGCCGGGCTGCCATCGAGCCCGTTATCGGCCACCTCAAGTTTGACCACCGCCTCATCCGCTGCTTCCTCAAGGGAGCCGTCGGCTCCGCCATCAACCTCACCCTCGCATCCGCCGCCTGGAACCTCAAACTGTGGCTAAACGCCCTTTGGCGTACCCTCATCCAATGCCTGACCCGCCTATGCCCGGACACCATCCAACCCCTCAAAATCAAAACCGCCGCTTGA
- a CDS encoding tyrosine-type recombinase/integrase, which produces TTHLDRALKHEKELKQGIALQEQGLPVPSHLFGAPTRKILDLVADYERSHTAKRLRQKHIHDTVTRIKTLAEVCNWEDLGDITPTGFEQWRGQVPVCERTGRELSAKTINEYLLSMRAFLNWLKKQGIIERDPLEYVEKCETRGNETKNRREWTDDELETFMRYGKPPHRADYRIGIWLLHWTGLRKNELQNPRWGDVFIDDGKAQAIIRAKYSKGRTSEQIPLMPKVVAQLHSMRPKKWKPEDKVLPFRLPGSEQFRVDQERAGLVYKNEFGDHDFHSLRYSHGHWLAVRGVPLLVIQAILRHKDPSTTARHYMNIAKLAANKTLEEVYASEGCTPNCTPLDGQEGLLRSQTVTKSGKLEVLQIAVGDALSRALAPFVTQGLNPVNGCPSLTLLGKLKIFSERIFAAKSC; this is translated from the coding sequence ACCACCCATCTTGATCGCGCCCTCAAGCACGAGAAGGAACTCAAACAGGGGATTGCCCTGCAAGAGCAAGGCCTGCCGGTCCCTTCGCACCTCTTTGGCGCACCTACGCGGAAAATCCTCGATCTGGTAGCCGACTACGAACGGTCACACACAGCCAAGCGGTTACGGCAAAAGCACATCCACGACACGGTGACGCGCATCAAGACGCTGGCCGAAGTCTGCAACTGGGAAGACCTGGGCGACATTACGCCAACTGGCTTCGAACAGTGGCGCGGGCAAGTGCCGGTTTGCGAGCGGACAGGCCGGGAGCTTTCAGCCAAGACGATCAACGAGTACCTGCTGAGCATGCGGGCCTTTCTCAACTGGCTGAAAAAGCAGGGGATCATTGAGCGCGATCCGCTGGAGTACGTCGAGAAGTGCGAGACGCGGGGCAATGAGACCAAGAACCGCCGCGAGTGGACGGATGACGAGCTTGAAACGTTCATGCGCTACGGGAAGCCACCCCATCGGGCAGACTATCGCATCGGAATATGGCTGCTGCACTGGACCGGCTTGCGCAAAAACGAGCTGCAAAACCCGCGTTGGGGTGACGTGTTCATCGATGACGGGAAGGCACAAGCCATCATCCGCGCCAAGTACTCAAAAGGCCGAACCAGCGAGCAAATCCCCCTTATGCCTAAGGTTGTGGCTCAATTGCACTCCATGCGGCCGAAGAAATGGAAGCCGGAGGACAAGGTTTTGCCGTTCCGGCTGCCCGGCTCCGAACAGTTTCGCGTCGATCAGGAACGCGCCGGATTGGTGTACAAAAATGAGTTCGGGGACCACGATTTCCACTCCCTGCGCTACTCACACGGCCACTGGCTAGCTGTGCGTGGCGTTCCTTTGCTCGTTATTCAGGCCATCCTACGACACAAAGATCCTTCGACCACAGCCCGGCACTATATGAACATCGCCAAGCTGGCGGCTAACAAGACGCTGGAGGAAGTTTATGCCTCAGAGGGGTGCACTCCAAATTGCACTCCATTGGACGGCCAAGAAGGGCTTCTGCGGTCACAAACTGTCACAAAATCAGGCAAGCTTGAAGTTTTGCAAATTGCTGTTGGTGACGCGCTTAGTCGCGCTTTGGCCCCTTTTGTCACACAGGGTCTCAACCCTGTAAATGGCTGCCCAAGTTTGACGCTCCTCGGAAAATTGAAGATTTTCTCTGAGAGAATTTTTGCTGCTAAAAGCTGTTAA